Genomic segment of Sulfurimonas sp.:
ACGACCAGCCATAATATGATGATCGAGTGTTACCAAATCTACAACTCTCTCTATTGCACTGTTTATAGCTTCTGCTATAAGCATCCCCATTAAAGAGATAAACATTAAAACTTTATTCGTTATACTCACGTCAATGAAAAAGATTACTGGCAGTAAAAGAATTGTTATTACAAGCTCAATCTGAAATGATCTTTCTGTTTTAATAAGATCAACCAAACCC
This window contains:
- a CDS encoding diacylglycerol kinase; this translates as MRNQPKYNFFKNTSYALRGLVDLIKTERSFQIELVITILLLPVIFFIDVSITNKVLMFISLMGMLIAEAINSAIERVVDLVTLDHHIMAGRAKDVGSSVVFLSITVFVTTWGIVLVDMIKG